In the Thalassoglobus sp. JC818 genome, one interval contains:
- a CDS encoding SulP family inorganic anion transporter: MPNSETSALSPAGLTKDLTAGVVVFLVALPLCLGIALASGAPLFSGLLAGIIGGLIVGTLSGSHTSVSGPAAGLAAIVVAQINSLGSFDAFLLALLIGGILQIGLGIAKAGALSAFFPTSVIKGLLAAIGVLLILKQIPHVFGHDSDPEGEMSFQQPDDHNTFSEFSTLFSGEIHYGATIIGLLSIAILVIWERTKPLKKTGVPAPLIVVVIGVAIHLFMQRLGKPWAIDPSHLVQIPVAETPSDLWNFLRFPDFSKWADPAIYIGGVTLAIVASLETLLNLEAVDKLDREGRNSPPSRELVAQGVGNVCSSLIGGLPVTSVIVRSSVNVNTGAKSKLSAIFHGFLLLVCVAFFPTYLNKIPLAALAAILLVTGFKLASPTVFKQMWADGRYQLIPFIVTILAIVFTDLLIGILVGLFVSILFILNSNLRRPIRRVVETHLDGQVMMIELANQVSFLNRAALQNVFDEAPRGSNILIDASQSDYIDPDILGLIRDFKDNKAPVRGLTVSLRGFRDKYLLEDDIQFADYSSRELQDRITPDQVLKILQEGNERFQSGRRLSRDLGRQVNATSTGQNPLAVILSCIDSRVPAEIVFDVGIGDIFSVRVAGNVIGTKTLGSIEYGVAVSGVKLVVVLGHTRCGAVTSSVQFLANEQDVMAATGCPHLNSVLEEIDQSVSREEATKFNRLDNTSKESFVDEVARRNVLKTADEIVARSEPIRKAVQSGQAMVVGALYDVKSGKIDFFTEA, encoded by the coding sequence ATGCCCAATTCCGAAACGTCTGCGCTTTCGCCGGCAGGTTTAACCAAAGACTTGACGGCAGGCGTTGTCGTCTTCCTGGTGGCATTACCTCTTTGCTTGGGAATCGCCCTCGCATCCGGGGCTCCGCTTTTCTCCGGGCTACTTGCCGGGATCATCGGTGGGCTCATCGTTGGTACGCTGAGCGGATCACATACGAGCGTGAGTGGCCCCGCTGCTGGGTTGGCCGCGATTGTCGTGGCGCAAATCAACTCACTCGGAAGCTTTGACGCCTTTCTGCTCGCTCTCCTGATTGGAGGCATTCTGCAGATCGGCCTCGGGATCGCGAAAGCCGGAGCGCTTTCGGCCTTCTTTCCGACCAGCGTGATCAAAGGCCTGCTGGCCGCGATCGGAGTGCTGCTGATCCTCAAGCAGATTCCACACGTCTTCGGGCACGACTCCGATCCCGAAGGAGAGATGTCCTTTCAGCAACCCGACGATCACAACACCTTCTCGGAATTCTCCACACTCTTTTCAGGAGAAATTCACTACGGGGCCACAATCATCGGCCTGCTCTCGATTGCGATTCTCGTCATTTGGGAGCGAACGAAACCACTCAAGAAAACCGGAGTTCCCGCTCCGCTGATCGTTGTCGTCATCGGAGTCGCCATTCATCTCTTCATGCAGCGACTCGGCAAACCGTGGGCGATTGATCCCAGCCACCTCGTCCAAATTCCCGTCGCGGAAACTCCATCTGATCTCTGGAACTTCCTGCGGTTCCCTGATTTCTCCAAGTGGGCTGATCCAGCCATTTACATCGGCGGTGTTACGCTGGCGATCGTCGCCTCACTCGAGACTCTATTGAACCTCGAAGCAGTCGATAAACTCGATCGAGAGGGAAGAAATTCTCCCCCGAGTCGCGAACTCGTCGCACAAGGAGTCGGAAACGTCTGCTCTTCTTTGATCGGCGGATTGCCAGTGACTTCGGTGATTGTTCGCAGCTCAGTCAATGTGAATACCGGAGCCAAGTCCAAGCTCTCGGCAATCTTCCATGGGTTCCTGTTGCTCGTTTGTGTGGCGTTCTTTCCGACCTATCTCAACAAGATCCCCTTGGCTGCACTGGCCGCCATTCTGCTGGTGACAGGATTCAAGCTGGCCAGTCCAACAGTCTTTAAACAAATGTGGGCTGACGGTCGCTACCAGCTCATCCCGTTCATCGTGACGATTCTGGCGATCGTATTCACCGACCTGTTGATTGGGATTCTGGTCGGACTCTTCGTCAGCATTCTCTTCATTCTCAACAGCAATCTGCGTCGACCAATTCGCAGGGTCGTCGAAACCCACCTCGACGGACAGGTGATGATGATCGAACTCGCCAATCAGGTCAGCTTCTTGAATCGCGCAGCCCTGCAGAATGTTTTCGACGAAGCGCCGCGAGGCTCAAACATTCTCATAGATGCCAGCCAGTCAGATTACATCGACCCGGATATTCTCGGCCTGATCCGCGACTTCAAAGACAATAAGGCCCCAGTCCGCGGTTTGACTGTGAGCCTTCGCGGTTTCCGTGATAAGTATCTGCTTGAGGACGACATTCAATTCGCCGATTATTCATCTCGCGAATTACAGGACCGCATCACGCCCGATCAAGTTCTCAAGATTCTGCAGGAAGGCAACGAACGATTTCAGTCAGGACGTCGTCTGTCACGCGATCTCGGCCGCCAAGTCAATGCGACCTCCACTGGTCAAAATCCACTCGCTGTGATCCTCAGTTGCATCGACTCCCGCGTCCCTGCCGAAATTGTTTTCGATGTCGGTATTGGTGATATCTTCAGTGTCCGCGTCGCAGGGAATGTGATCGGAACAAAAACACTGGGCAGCATCGAATATGGAGTCGCTGTCTCCGGCGTCAAACTTGTTGTTGTTCTGGGGCATACCCGCTGCGGAGCAGTGACCTCTTCCGTTCAGTTTCTGGCCAACGAGCAAGACGTCATGGCAGCCACGGGATGTCCACATCTCAATTCAGTTCTTGAGGAAATTGATCAAAGCGTGTCACGCGAGGAAGCGACAAAATTCAACCGACTCGATAACACTTCGAAAGAATCATTCGTTGATGAAGTCGCCAGAAGAAACGTCCTGAAAACCGCTGACGAAATCGTTGCTCGCAGCGAGCCGATTCGAAAAGCTGTCCAATCGGGACAGGCGATGGTTGTCGGGGCTCTTTACGATGTCAAAAGCGGAAAGATCGATTTCTTCACCGAAGCCTGA
- the gatC gene encoding Asp-tRNA(Asn)/Glu-tRNA(Gln) amidotransferase subunit GatC, which produces MQLTIEDVRKVAKLARLKLTPQEEELFVDQLGNILSYVEQLNEVDTENVAPMAHTAELTNVFRTDKLQKSIDRQDALSNAPSTDGKYFLVPQILEGA; this is translated from the coding sequence ATGCAACTGACAATTGAAGACGTCCGAAAAGTCGCCAAGCTGGCGAGACTGAAGCTCACTCCACAGGAAGAAGAGCTGTTCGTCGACCAACTCGGAAACATCCTCAGCTACGTGGAACAGTTGAATGAGGTCGACACCGAGAACGTCGCTCCGATGGCTCACACTGCGGAGCTGACGAACGTCTTCCGAACAGACAAGTTGCAGAAATCCATCGATCGACAAGATGCCTTGAGCAACGCTCCGAGCACCGACGGAAAATACTTTCTCGTTCCACAGATTCTCGAAGGAGCTTGA
- a CDS encoding ATP-binding protein, with protein sequence MSYRRFKKLLGETSLERKCRLMFAGALLLLIGASFWVYARLNQRVVEEQQRDLAQVLIAQNLTVTHWEKTQSLIDPETIEIVTDLSRTLKPDDLAEEKWRFIPQDYENSDATRRPTETYDHDALKKLLYGGEKYWVYVDPEEQSYHYYEPIIAKENCLLCHRDRQFEPQISELDEMMGMARITFDLKKTQHDIDRNNAILTVMAIVTAVLGMGIAYLIVRYVIVKPVMHLKDVSDAIAQGELDQRADIQTGDEFQELSHAFNRMLRHLVSTQEELRQTNVSMDHKVDELAQANLRLHDMNQIKNEFLATMSHELRTPLNSILGFSDVLTVSENLTDKQKKYLRNIQSSGKNLLVLINDILDLAKMDAGRMEVHSVEFSMVDLVERQVLSMKPLAEKKNIDLSWEIDENFPILNQDAGKIEQILSNLLSNAVKFTPEGGRIRVDVSTFDEDLFDLVVADSGIGIPLEDQSIIFEKFRQGRSQVGSDLTTREFEGTGLGLSIVKELCRLLGGQVLLESEFGKGSTFTVRLPLNFVCLNPQIPSNGMSSMHSSSSFSQTLGRSRAT encoded by the coding sequence ATGTCGTATCGTCGTTTTAAGAAACTGCTCGGAGAAACCAGCCTCGAACGAAAATGTCGGTTGATGTTCGCTGGAGCTCTGCTGCTGCTGATTGGAGCCAGCTTCTGGGTTTATGCTCGGCTCAATCAACGAGTCGTTGAAGAACAGCAACGTGATTTGGCGCAAGTTCTGATTGCTCAAAACCTCACCGTCACCCATTGGGAAAAGACGCAGTCACTCATCGATCCCGAAACGATCGAAATCGTCACCGACCTGAGCCGCACCCTCAAGCCAGACGACCTCGCTGAGGAGAAGTGGAGGTTCATTCCCCAGGATTACGAAAACTCCGACGCGACTCGCCGCCCGACGGAGACCTACGATCACGACGCTCTCAAAAAGCTCCTGTACGGCGGAGAGAAATACTGGGTGTACGTCGATCCCGAAGAGCAGTCGTATCACTACTACGAGCCGATCATTGCGAAAGAAAACTGTCTGCTTTGCCACCGGGATCGCCAGTTCGAGCCGCAGATTTCTGAACTCGACGAAATGATGGGCATGGCTCGGATCACTTTCGATCTGAAGAAGACCCAACATGATATCGACCGCAACAACGCGATCCTGACTGTGATGGCGATCGTCACTGCAGTGCTGGGAATGGGAATCGCCTATCTCATCGTCCGGTATGTGATCGTGAAGCCGGTCATGCACCTCAAGGACGTCAGCGATGCCATCGCTCAAGGAGAACTCGATCAACGGGCTGATATTCAAACCGGAGACGAATTCCAGGAGTTGAGCCACGCGTTCAACCGGATGCTGAGGCACCTCGTTTCGACTCAGGAAGAACTCCGTCAAACCAATGTCAGCATGGATCATAAAGTCGACGAACTCGCGCAAGCGAACTTGCGACTGCATGATATGAACCAGATCAAGAACGAGTTCCTCGCGACGATGAGCCACGAGCTGAGAACTCCGCTCAACAGTATTCTCGGCTTCAGCGACGTATTGACGGTTTCGGAGAATCTGACCGACAAGCAGAAGAAGTACCTGCGAAACATTCAGTCTTCGGGCAAGAACCTGCTGGTGCTGATCAACGATATCCTCGATCTGGCAAAGATGGACGCCGGACGGATGGAAGTTCACTCCGTTGAATTTTCGATGGTCGATCTTGTCGAAAGACAGGTCCTCTCGATGAAGCCGCTGGCGGAAAAGAAAAACATCGACCTGAGTTGGGAGATCGACGAAAACTTTCCCATCCTCAATCAGGATGCAGGAAAGATCGAGCAAATTCTCTCGAACCTGCTTTCGAACGCAGTCAAATTTACTCCGGAAGGGGGGCGCATTCGTGTCGATGTTTCAACATTTGACGAAGACCTGTTCGATCTCGTCGTCGCCGACAGCGGAATTGGAATCCCGCTCGAAGATCAAAGCATCATCTTCGAGAAGTTTCGTCAGGGACGGAGCCAGGTTGGAAGCGACTTGACGACACGCGAATTCGAAGGAACCGGCCTCGGACTCTCAATCGTCAAAGAGCTGTGCCGTTTGTTGGGAGGACAGGTTCTTCTCGAAAGCGAATTCGGAAAAGGCAGCACGTTTACCGTCCGCCTGCCGCTCAACTTCGTGTGCCTCAATCCACAAATCCCCAGCAACGGAATGTCGTCGATGCACTCTTCGAGCAGCTTTTCCCAAACACTGGGACGATCACGAGCAACTTAG
- a CDS encoding DUF1559 domain-containing protein, with translation MSPSQSTAPGQFFQRRGFTLIELLVVIAVIAILIALLLPAVQQAREAARRTQCRNNLKQIGLALHNYHDIHQTLPFSSTGSKLNGSSCGNGFYSWLSLILPQMDQTTVYGAIDFNVGMMDTCDQSVPADYARLSISNTHPNAQAASTTITSFLCPSDPVGPSESFGTVGAAPGSYTANSGWPELTTGPTGELPPLQQQNGFIGMMNPKFPQRWNRPRTSFSSVTDGLSNTTAVSERLINSLATTQGPFGIEFRTGNSPVNALSYCGSNTGSARSLSFWVQYCGSVDYPDPTYSIVQGRSWISGWTFAANHYLHTMPINDRNCHLYGGEGYGMNMATPGSYHPGGVNALMGDGAVRFINESIGMDVWWALGTRNGNEILGEF, from the coding sequence ATGTCCCCCTCACAGAGCACTGCACCTGGCCAATTCTTCCAACGACGCGGGTTCACGTTGATCGAACTTCTAGTTGTGATTGCGGTCATTGCCATCCTGATCGCGCTGCTTCTGCCCGCCGTTCAGCAGGCGCGAGAAGCTGCGCGCAGAACGCAGTGCCGCAACAATCTCAAGCAAATCGGCCTCGCCCTGCACAATTACCACGATATTCATCAGACACTTCCGTTCAGTTCGACTGGAAGCAAACTGAATGGATCGAGTTGCGGCAATGGTTTTTACAGCTGGCTTTCATTGATCTTGCCGCAGATGGACCAAACGACCGTCTACGGTGCAATCGACTTCAATGTTGGAATGATGGACACATGCGATCAATCAGTGCCTGCCGATTACGCTCGCCTTTCGATCTCCAACACTCACCCGAATGCACAGGCAGCTTCGACGACAATCACAAGCTTTCTCTGCCCGTCCGATCCGGTTGGCCCTTCGGAATCTTTCGGAACCGTTGGCGCAGCTCCGGGAAGCTACACAGCCAATTCCGGTTGGCCCGAGTTAACGACCGGCCCCACTGGCGAACTTCCTCCGCTTCAACAGCAGAACGGATTCATCGGCATGATGAACCCGAAGTTTCCTCAACGTTGGAACCGCCCACGAACTTCGTTCAGCAGCGTGACCGACGGACTATCTAACACAACGGCCGTTTCAGAACGGCTCATCAACAGCCTCGCAACGACACAAGGCCCCTTTGGTATCGAGTTCAGAACGGGAAATTCCCCAGTCAACGCCCTCTCCTACTGTGGCTCCAACACCGGCTCAGCCCGCTCGCTCTCCTTCTGGGTTCAGTACTGCGGAAGCGTCGACTACCCGGACCCCACTTACTCCATCGTCCAGGGAAGAAGCTGGATCTCAGGCTGGACATTCGCCGCTAACCACTACCTGCACACAATGCCAATCAATGACCGCAACTGCCACCTCTACGGCGGAGAAGGCTACGGAATGAACATGGCCACCCCAGGCAGCTACCACCCCGGCGGAGTCAACGCACTCATGGGCGACGGAGCCGTTCGATTCATCAACGAATCGATCGGCATGGACGTCTGGTGGGCACTCGGTACCCGCAACGGCAACGAAATCCTCGGCGAGTTTTAG
- the gatA gene encoding Asp-tRNA(Asn)/Glu-tRNA(Gln) amidotransferase subunit GatA, producing MIHTQNVAQLQSLMTSGEATSRQIVQAHLDAIAQQNEQVGAFLETFDESALKLADQIDEKRQNGESLGPLAGIPVAIKDNLCIQGEMTSCASKMLSGFRSLYTSTAVQKLLDAGAIPLGRTNLDEFAMGSSCENSAIQLTRNPWNTDYAPGGSSGGSAAAVAARMAPIALGSDTGGSIRQPASLCGIVGMKPTYGRVSRYGLVAFASSLDQIGPFARSVDDAAALLQAVWGHDDRDSTSVNVEFPSLSASELSPIEKLRIGIVPEHYAEGLDPEVQTAINNAIQTYKDLGAEIVELEMKHAKYGVAAYYIIAPSEASSNLSRYDGVHYGHRAESFENLTEMYEASRGEGFGPEVKRRIMIGAYALSSGYYDAYYLKALKIRRLIAQDYQQAFEKADVILSPTSPTPAFRIGELSDSPLQMYLNDIYTIGANLAGIPGISIPAGHTTAGLPVGMQLLAPAYEEVRLLRAAKMFETATEFHLAQPAEVA from the coding sequence GTGATTCACACACAAAACGTCGCACAACTTCAGTCGCTCATGACCAGCGGCGAAGCGACAAGTCGACAGATCGTTCAAGCCCACCTCGACGCGATCGCTCAGCAAAATGAGCAAGTCGGAGCATTTCTCGAGACATTCGACGAGTCAGCCCTGAAACTGGCCGATCAGATCGATGAGAAGCGTCAGAACGGAGAGTCGCTCGGACCGCTCGCTGGCATTCCTGTCGCGATCAAGGACAACTTGTGCATCCAGGGTGAGATGACTTCCTGCGCGAGCAAAATGCTGTCCGGTTTTCGCTCTCTCTACACATCGACAGCTGTGCAGAAACTCCTCGATGCGGGAGCCATTCCGCTCGGACGAACCAATCTTGATGAATTCGCGATGGGTTCCTCCTGCGAAAACTCAGCGATTCAACTGACCCGAAATCCATGGAACACAGACTACGCCCCGGGAGGATCGAGTGGCGGATCGGCAGCGGCAGTCGCAGCCCGGATGGCCCCCATTGCACTCGGTTCAGACACCGGCGGATCGATTCGGCAACCAGCTTCCTTGTGCGGAATTGTCGGAATGAAGCCGACATATGGCCGCGTCTCACGATACGGTCTCGTTGCGTTTGCCAGCTCACTCGACCAAATCGGCCCGTTCGCTCGGTCAGTCGATGATGCAGCTGCACTGCTGCAAGCAGTTTGGGGACACGACGACCGGGATTCAACGTCAGTGAATGTCGAGTTCCCCTCACTGAGCGCATCGGAATTGTCTCCGATTGAGAAATTGCGAATCGGGATTGTCCCCGAGCACTATGCAGAGGGGCTTGACCCAGAAGTCCAAACCGCGATCAACAACGCGATTCAGACTTACAAAGACCTTGGTGCGGAAATCGTCGAACTCGAGATGAAGCACGCCAAATATGGTGTGGCTGCCTACTACATCATCGCCCCATCAGAAGCGTCGAGCAATTTGTCTCGATACGACGGAGTTCACTACGGGCACCGAGCAGAGAGCTTCGAAAACCTGACCGAAATGTACGAAGCTTCGCGCGGAGAGGGTTTTGGTCCGGAAGTGAAACGTCGAATCATGATTGGAGCCTACGCACTTTCGTCCGGGTACTACGACGCTTACTACCTGAAGGCACTGAAAATCCGACGACTGATTGCTCAGGATTATCAGCAGGCGTTCGAGAAAGCAGACGTCATCCTGTCGCCCACAAGTCCAACCCCTGCTTTCCGGATCGGCGAACTTTCGGACAGTCCGCTTCAGATGTACCTCAACGACATTTACACCATTGGAGCCAACCTGGCTGGCATCCCTGGAATTTCAATTCCGGCTGGCCACACAACCGCGGGCCTTCCGGTCGGAATGCAACTCCTCGCTCCGGCGTACGAGGAAGTCCGGCTGTTGCGGGCGGCGAAAATGTTCGAAACCGCGACCGAGTTCCACCTCGCACAACCTGCCGAAGTGGCGTAA
- the ppdK gene encoding pyruvate, phosphate dikinase, whose translation MSKYVYTFGGGKAEGDATQKNLLGGKGANLAEMNKIGLPVPAGFTITTEVCNYYTDNNKTYPAGLEDQLFEGLKNTEEVMGAKFGDAENPLLLSCRSGARESMPGMMDTVLNIGLNEETVAALIKQSGNEHFAWDSYRRFIQMYGDVVLGLKPESKNDPDHFEDILDKAREATGVEHEKDLSVDQLKQIVADFKAVIKKHAGIEFPTDPMEQLRGCISAVFGSWSNDRAVVYRRQYGIPHSWGTATNVQAMVFGNLGDDCATGVGLTRNCSDGTPGFCGDYLINAQGEDVVAGTRTPKRVEESLEKDAPAAYAELNEIGKKLENHYKDVQDIEFTVQKGKVWMLQTRNAKRTGFAAVRIAVDLVNEGLIDAKTALQKRRIPADDLNQLLQPIFDPTAKADAEKESRLLAKGINAGPGAASGQIVFHASDAEAQYNEDNDKQLILVRRETSPEDLRGMKVAKGILTAFGGASSHAALVSRQMGKTCVCGCAALSIDYEAGTVTVGNTVLKEGDWISVDGFTGEVFNGKIETSPSEVMEVLLGNKKAEDAPTYGRYEQLMKWADEHRTLNVRANAEADDAVAAVALGAEGVGLCRTEHMFFDHLDEIREMIFATKQEDRAKALAKLLPFQRDDFTHLFKTMGDRPVTIRLLDPPLHEFLSEHHMHDDPTLGPKLAKEFGVSEDEVKRRVEELAESNPMLGHRGCRLGIVYPEITAMQARAIFEAACALKKEGVNCHPEVMVPLAGFKTEFDNQAKVIRDTATEVFKEQGVEVDYMVGTMIEIPRAALTADEIAEQAEFFSFGTNDLTQTTLGMSRDDYKGFIGYYQENDIVPADPFQTVDQTGVGKLMKIGVEGGRSTRKDLKIGICGEHGGDPKSVFFCHEIGLNYVSCSPRRIPIARLAAAQAALDS comes from the coding sequence ATGTCGAAGTACGTCTACACCTTCGGTGGTGGAAAAGCAGAAGGCGATGCCACACAGAAAAATCTTCTGGGTGGAAAAGGGGCAAACCTGGCGGAAATGAACAAGATCGGACTTCCGGTTCCTGCCGGTTTCACGATCACCACTGAAGTCTGTAACTACTACACAGACAACAACAAGACCTATCCGGCTGGCCTCGAAGACCAACTTTTCGAAGGCCTGAAAAACACCGAAGAAGTGATGGGCGCGAAGTTCGGAGATGCTGAAAATCCTCTCCTACTCTCATGCCGATCCGGTGCTCGCGAATCGATGCCGGGAATGATGGACACCGTCCTCAACATCGGACTCAACGAAGAGACAGTTGCTGCTCTCATCAAGCAGTCCGGCAATGAGCACTTCGCTTGGGACAGCTACCGCCGATTCATTCAGATGTACGGCGACGTCGTGCTGGGATTGAAGCCAGAAAGCAAAAACGATCCCGACCACTTCGAAGACATTCTCGACAAAGCCCGTGAAGCGACCGGAGTTGAGCACGAAAAAGACCTTTCAGTCGATCAGCTCAAGCAGATCGTGGCTGACTTCAAAGCTGTGATCAAAAAGCACGCTGGCATCGAGTTCCCAACTGACCCGATGGAACAACTTCGAGGCTGCATCAGCGCCGTCTTCGGAAGCTGGTCAAACGACCGAGCTGTCGTTTATCGTCGCCAGTACGGAATTCCTCACAGCTGGGGAACCGCGACCAACGTTCAGGCGATGGTCTTCGGAAACCTCGGTGACGATTGTGCGACCGGTGTTGGTCTGACCCGAAACTGCTCCGACGGAACTCCTGGCTTCTGCGGTGACTACCTCATCAACGCACAAGGGGAAGACGTCGTTGCGGGAACACGAACTCCAAAGCGTGTTGAAGAATCGCTCGAAAAAGACGCTCCTGCTGCATACGCCGAGCTGAACGAAATCGGCAAGAAGCTGGAAAATCACTACAAAGACGTCCAGGACATCGAGTTCACGGTTCAAAAAGGCAAAGTCTGGATGCTCCAGACTCGAAACGCCAAACGAACCGGTTTCGCAGCTGTGCGAATCGCTGTCGATCTGGTCAACGAAGGCCTCATCGATGCGAAGACCGCTCTTCAAAAACGTCGAATTCCTGCTGACGATTTGAACCAGTTGCTCCAGCCAATTTTCGATCCAACTGCGAAAGCAGATGCCGAAAAAGAATCGCGACTCCTCGCCAAAGGTATCAACGCCGGTCCAGGTGCTGCTTCCGGGCAGATTGTCTTCCACGCATCCGATGCGGAAGCTCAATACAACGAAGACAACGACAAGCAGTTGATCCTCGTTCGTCGCGAAACAAGCCCTGAAGACCTTCGCGGAATGAAAGTCGCGAAAGGAATTCTGACCGCGTTCGGAGGAGCGTCTTCACACGCTGCTCTCGTCAGTCGTCAGATGGGTAAAACCTGTGTCTGCGGATGTGCAGCTCTGAGCATCGACTACGAAGCCGGAACTGTAACTGTCGGAAACACCGTCCTCAAAGAAGGTGACTGGATTTCTGTCGACGGCTTCACCGGAGAAGTCTTCAACGGCAAAATCGAAACGAGTCCTTCGGAAGTGATGGAAGTCCTGCTTGGCAACAAGAAGGCAGAAGACGCACCAACTTACGGTCGCTACGAGCAGCTCATGAAGTGGGCTGACGAACATCGTACCCTGAACGTCCGAGCCAACGCCGAAGCAGATGATGCTGTCGCCGCTGTTGCTCTCGGAGCAGAAGGCGTTGGACTCTGCCGAACAGAGCACATGTTCTTCGATCACCTCGACGAAATTCGTGAGATGATCTTCGCGACCAAACAGGAAGACCGAGCTAAAGCACTTGCTAAGCTTCTTCCATTCCAGCGTGACGACTTCACTCACCTGTTCAAAACAATGGGTGACCGTCCAGTGACCATTCGTCTTCTGGATCCACCACTGCATGAGTTCCTTTCTGAACACCACATGCACGACGATCCAACCCTTGGACCGAAACTCGCCAAGGAATTTGGTGTCAGCGAAGACGAAGTCAAGCGACGCGTCGAAGAGTTGGCCGAATCAAACCCAATGCTCGGTCACCGCGGATGTCGTCTCGGAATCGTCTATCCAGAGATCACTGCAATGCAGGCACGAGCAATCTTCGAAGCTGCTTGTGCATTGAAGAAAGAAGGCGTGAACTGCCATCCTGAAGTCATGGTTCCGCTCGCCGGATTCAAGACTGAGTTTGACAACCAGGCCAAAGTCATTCGCGACACTGCCACGGAAGTCTTCAAAGAGCAAGGCGTGGAAGTCGACTACATGGTCGGAACCATGATCGAAATCCCACGAGCTGCTTTGACTGCTGATGAGATCGCAGAACAAGCTGAGTTCTTCAGCTTCGGAACCAACGACCTCACGCAGACGACTCTCGGAATGAGCCGCGACGACTACAAAGGCTTCATCGGCTATTATCAGGAAAACGACATTGTCCCTGCCGATCCATTCCAGACAGTGGACCAGACCGGCGTTGGCAAACTGATGAAGATCGGCGTTGAAGGCGGACGCTCCACACGCAAAGATCTGAAGATCGGAATTTGTGGAGAACACGGCGGAGACCCGAAATCGGTCTTCTTCTGCCACGAAATTGGATTGAACTACGTGAGCTGCTCACCACGACGAATCCCAATCGCTCGTTTGGCCGCAGCCCAGGCAGCTCTCGACTCGTAA
- a CDS encoding 50S ribosomal protein L28, translated as MSTLKKNKRAKLAKKHKAYGENKPALGNSLSQRGKAKYLGGNGRKTTGITRRKFKKNLQRIRVIEDGKVVRRRVPVSLIRSGMVERPVVREPFTVDQVEADKKK; from the coding sequence ATGAGCACATTGAAGAAAAACAAACGGGCAAAACTTGCAAAGAAGCACAAGGCTTACGGTGAGAACAAGCCTGCGCTTGGAAATAGTCTGTCACAGCGTGGTAAAGCAAAGTACCTCGGTGGTAACGGACGTAAAACAACCGGAATCACCCGACGTAAGTTCAAAAAGAACCTGCAGCGGATTCGCGTCATCGAAGACGGAAAAGTCGTCCGCCGTCGCGTTCCAGTGAGCCTGATCCGATCCGGAATGGTCGAACGCCCGGTCGTCCGAGAGCCGTTCACCGTTGATCAGGTCGAGGCAGATAAGAAGAAGTAA
- a CDS encoding choice-of-anchor M domain-containing protein, whose amino-acid sequence MRVTIGKLFAGVLAGLVWTTSASAGLVEYSAGHSDIGVEYVDHGDHGHLHLHYHFGGDAVLDGATTGGGEYGLDEAYIRVSDSLMVSGAPLNSVGLGAGSGDAWVLPQNNVAGVPFVGLATEEVPANFGNVKFSLEGVTGPGEFSLWQSNGLGGFDIFMSSFLNGIDAGDQVTLPSLAHSHFNFGFSAAGMYYVDIRAESVNDPSLYDVGTLIFAVGDSTFPPVTNPVPEPGSLVLMGIGTLGFCGSRLKRRNKQADAAA is encoded by the coding sequence ATGAGAGTGACGATTGGGAAACTTTTTGCGGGTGTCTTGGCTGGTCTCGTCTGGACAACTAGCGCGTCAGCCGGCTTGGTTGAGTACAGCGCGGGGCATTCCGATATCGGCGTCGAATACGTCGATCATGGCGATCACGGACACCTGCACCTTCACTACCACTTTGGTGGCGATGCTGTGCTTGATGGGGCTACAACGGGAGGCGGAGAATACGGACTCGATGAAGCTTACATTCGCGTCAGTGACAGCCTGATGGTCTCCGGTGCACCGCTCAATAGTGTCGGTCTCGGTGCTGGTTCTGGCGACGCCTGGGTTCTTCCGCAAAACAATGTTGCAGGTGTCCCGTTCGTCGGGTTGGCCACGGAAGAAGTTCCAGCGAACTTCGGTAATGTGAAGTTCAGCCTCGAAGGTGTTACCGGGCCAGGTGAATTCTCACTTTGGCAGTCCAATGGCCTCGGCGGTTTCGACATCTTTATGTCTTCGTTCCTCAATGGAATTGACGCTGGTGATCAGGTGACACTTCCTTCGCTGGCGCATTCCCACTTCAACTTCGGTTTTTCAGCAGCTGGGATGTACTACGTCGACATCCGCGCAGAATCGGTCAATGATCCATCTCTGTACGATGTTGGAACTCTGATCTTCGCCGTTGGCGATTCAACATTCCCTCCAGTGACAAATCCTGTTCCAGAACCAGGCAGCCTCGTGCTGATGGGAATTGGAACTCTTGGGTTCTGCGGTTCACGACTGAAGCGACGTAACAAGCAGGCTGACGCTGCTGCTTAA